A single window of Dendropsophus ebraccatus isolate aDenEbr1 chromosome 5, aDenEbr1.pat, whole genome shotgun sequence DNA harbors:
- the PCDH8 gene encoding protocadherin-8: MTLIRRGCCSRICHYCLLCFVTLFSIATCKTIRYRTYEEDEPGTVIGTLAEDMHLSLPGEGSFRLMKQFNSSLIRVRESDGQLSIGERIDREQICRQSLTCTLALDVVSFSREQFKLIHVEVEVRDINDNSPHFPSPEIPVEVSESAAVGTRMPLEIAVDEDVGSNSIQSFQISVNSHFSIDVQTRADGVKYADLVLMKELDRESQSAYTLELVAMDGGSPSRSGSAMVNVRVLDFNDNNPVFERSTVTVELMEDAPVGYLLLDLNAVDPDEGANGEIVYGFSPQVSQEVRQLFRIDPKSGRLTLEGHVDFETKKTYEFDVQAQDLGPNPLAATCKVIVHVLDVNDNAPDISVTPLTSISAGVAYITEAAAKDSFVALISTTDRDSGPNGQVHCTLYGHEHFKLQQAYEDSFMIVTTAPLDRERIAEYNLTVVAEDLGSPPYKTIKQYTIRVSDENDNAPVFAKPVYEVSVMENNAPGAYITTVVARDPDLGHNGKVIYRLAESEVNGAPISTYVSLDPATGAIYALRTFNYEMVKQLELRVQASDGGAPQLTSSSIIRVRIVDQNDNAPVIVNPVLTNGSAEVVIPARAPHGFLVTQIKAKDADEGGNAELSFSLSEEGRGRFTVNKVTGEVFLTADVSDDLGQSFRTVVTVTDNGRPPLSTTATVSFLVTAATPPANHEVMQPSSWEEKVSHWDVPLIVIIVLAGSCTLLLAAIITIATTCNKRRKESKAGKTERDISELEKGEQDDEELIDSQKGNLFDARAFPNATPFTGTEAAPAVTPEVPSTEENFSTCLYDTQKRLRTAPTENYTPAPGYGKEAGPTVTVWKGHSFNTISIREAEKFSGKDSGKGDSDFNDSDSDISGDALKKDLINHMQTGLWACTTECKILGHSDRCWSPSCGRPPNVHPAAMHTGQLSVSSFGKSTSLPRDPLHRDNYYQSSQAHLQKTGGLQCVYEKVPPKDYESRTITLISPPRPGRLPDLQEISMPLYKSPGTSRYVPPQDTTCEQDEL, from the exons ATGACTTTGATAAGAAGGGGCTGCTGCTCGAGGATTTGCCACTATTGTCTTCTGTGCTTTGTTACCCTCTTCTCCATCGCTACCTGCAAGACTATACGATACAGGACTTATGAAGAAGACGAGCCTGGCACCGTGATAGGCACCCTAGCAGAAGACATGCACCTCAGCCTACCTGGGGAGGGAAGTTTCCGCCTGATGAAGCAGTTTAACAGCTCCCTGATCCGGGTGAGGGAGAGTGACGGCCAACTGTCCATCGGGGAGAGGATAGACCGGGAGCAGATCTGCAGGCAGTCCCTCACCTGTACCCTGGCCCTGGACGTGGTCAGCTTCTCTAGGGAGCAGTTCAAGCTGATCCATGTGGAGGTGGAGGTGAGGGACATCAATGATAACAGCCCCCACTTCCCCAGCCCCGAGATCCCCGTGGAGGTGTCTGAGAGTGCTGCTGTGGGCACCAGGATGCCACTCGAGATCGCTGTGGACGAGGATGTGGGCTCCAACTCCATCCAGAGCTTCCAAATCTCCGTCAACAGTCACTTCAGCATCGATGTCCAGACCAGGGCGGATGGGGTTAAATACGCGGACTTGGTCCTGATGAAGGAGCTGGACAGGGAAAGTCAGTCTGCCTACACCCTGGAGCTGGTGGCTATGGATGGAGGGAGCCCATCGCGGTCTGGCAGTGCAATGGTTAATGTGCGTGTTTTAGACTTTAACGACAACAACCCGGTGTTTGAGAGAAGCACGGTGACGGTGGAGCTGATGGAGGACGCTCCGGTAGGATACCTGCTGCTGGACCTCAATGCGGTGGACCCTGATGAAGGTGCGAATGGAGAAATCGTCTATGGCTTCAGCCCCCAGGTGTCCCAGGAAGTGCGGCAGCTCTTTAGGATTGACCCCAAGTCTGGCCGGCTGACGCTTGAAGGTCACGTTGACTTTGAGACTAAGAAGACGTACGAGTTTGATGTCCAGGCGCAGGACCTGGGTCCCAACCCGCTGGCGGCCACCTGTAAGGTCATAGTGCACGTGCTGGACGTGAACGACAACGCTCCCGACATCAGCGTCACCCCGCTCACGTCCATCAGCGCCGGGGTCGCCTACATCACCGAGGCGGCGGCTAAGGACAGCTTTGTAGCGCTGATCAGCACCACGGACAGGGACTCGGGGCCGAACGGCCAGGTGCACTGCACGCTCTACGGGCACGAGCACTTCAAGCTGCAGCAGGCGTACGAGGACAGCTTCATGATCGTCACCACGGCGCCGCTGGACCGGGAGAGGATAGCCGAGTACAACCTGACGGTGGTGGCCGAGGACCTGGGCTCGCCGCCCTATAAGACCATCAAGCAGTACACCATCCGGGTGAGCGATGAGAACGACAATGCCCCGGTGTTCGCCAAGCCGGTGTATGAGGTGTCGGTGATGGAGAATAACGCCCCCGGGGCTTATATCACTACCGTAGTGGCCAGAGACCCCGACCTGGGCCACAATGGGAAGGTCATCTACAGACTGGCCGAATCCGAGGTCAACGGGGCCCCGATCTCCACCTACGTGTCCTTAGACCCGGCCACCGGGGCCATCTACGCGCTCCGGACCTTCAACTACGAGATGGTGAAGCAGCTGGAGCTGCGGGTCCAGGCCAGTGACGGGGGGGCCCCGCAgctcaccagcagctccatcatcagGGTCAGGATCGTGGATCAGAACGACAATGCCCCGGTAATCGTTAACCCCGTGCTGACCAATGGCTCCGCAGAGGTGGTGATCCCGGCCCGGGCCCCCCATGGCTTCCTGGTCACCCAGATCAAAGCCAAGGATGCGGACGAGGGGGGCAACGCCGAGCTGTCCTTCAGCCTCTCCGAGGAGGGACGCGGCCGCTTCACGGTGAACAAGGTGACCGGGGAGGTGTTCCTGACCGCGGACGTGAGCGATGACCTGGGCCAGAGCTTCCGGACAGTGGTGACGGTGACGGATAACGGCAGGCCCCCTCTGTCCACCACCGCCACCGTCAGCTTCCTGGTCACCGCCGCCACCCCGCCGGCCAACCATGAAGTCATGCAGCCAAGTTCTTGGGAGGAGAAAGTTTCCCACTGGGACGTCCCGCTGATCGTGATCATCGTCCTGGccggtagctgcaccctgctcctGGCGGCCATCATCACCATAGCAACCACCTGCAACAAGCGGAGGAAGGAGAGCAAAGCCGGCAAGACGGAGCGGGACATCTCCGAGCTGGAGAAGGGCGAGCAGGACGACGAGGAGCTGATAGACAGCCAGAAGGGCAACCTGTTTGATGCCAGAGCCTTCCCCAATGCTACCCCATTCACGGGGACCGAGGCGGCACCGGCGGTCACCCCGGAGGTGCCCAGCACCGAGGAGAACTTCAGCACCTGCCTGTACGACACCCAGAAGAGGCTGCGCACCGCCCCCACCGAG AACTACACGCCGGCTCCCGGCTACGGCAAGGAAGCGGGGCCCACGGTCACCGTGTGGAAGGGCCACTCATTCAACACCATCTCCATCCGGGAAGCCGAGAAATTCAGCGGCAAAGACAGCGGCAAAGGGGACAGCGACTTCAACGACAGCGACTCGGACATCAGCGGGGACGCCCTGAAGAAGGATCTCATCAACCACATGCAGACCG GGCTGTGGGCCTGTACTACCGAGTGTAAGATCCTAGGTCATTCTGACCGTTGCTGGAGTCCATCATGTGGAAGACCACCAAATGTCCATCCTGCAGCCATGCACACAGGCCAGCTCTCCGTCTCTAGCTTTGGCAAGAGCACCTCTCTCCCTCGAGATCCTCTGCATAGAGATAACTATTACCAATCATCTCAAGCACACCTCCAAAAAACAGGTGGACTCCAGTGTGTGTATGAGAAGGTGCCACCCAAAGACTACGAAAGCAGGACAATTACCTTAATCTCACCACCGAGGCCTGGCAGGCTTCCTGATCTGCAGGAAATCAGCATGCCTCTTTATAAGTCTCCTGGCACCAGTAGATATGTGCCACCACAAGACACCACCTGTGAACAGGATGAACTTTAG